In a single window of the Rhodamnia argentea isolate NSW1041297 chromosome 2, ASM2092103v1, whole genome shotgun sequence genome:
- the LOC115732797 gene encoding fluoride export protein 1-like, which yields MELENDDRRRRRSMSHGRTSSNGSSLRRGSLSLSSVFPNQMDDDIESERVSEAGDIGDRALSSKRYSESGSLRFSADHAIDNGIVFPTQEDTLLYPIGFWSRDLSTLNSVSPLSPLVEEIISPLSTDGILRPVDKKDEEKVLPQSLEYISCLVHLAVFGILGVLTRYLLQKLFGPAVAGVTSDTTILYLDLPSNMVGSFLMGWIGVVFKRDISEVSDFLAIGLSTGYLGSLTTFSGWDQKMLDLSVDGKWLFSVLGYLIGLFLAAYSIEFGVETAKGFRWLMEKHPANSSNDLSAKSWRVNCCKHHLAMILVMVLLLGSLWALSAIMLKREFGKGGSDAQLWLGCVVGPVGVWIRWFVARLNGRGLGKTGLLKWVPFGTLIANVSAACVMAALSTMKKAVNTKNCDTVATGIQFGLLGCLSTVSTFMAEFNAMRQSKHPWRAYAYAIATITVSFGLGILIYNLPVWIKGYE from the exons ATGGAACTCGAGAATGATGACCGGAGACGCAGACGAAGCATGTCTCACGGCAGGACAAGCAGCAATGGTTCTTCATTGAGACGAGGCTCGTTGAGTTTGTCAAGTGTGTTCCCAAATCAGATGGATGATGACATTGAAAGTGAGAGGGTTTCAGAGGCTGGCGATATTGGGGATCGTGCTCTTAGCAGTAAGCGGTACAGTGAAAGTGGCAGTTTGCGTTTCTCTGCAGATCATGCTATAGACAATGGAATAGTTTTTCCAACTCAAGAGGACACCCTGCTGTATCCTATTGGTTTTTGGTCTCGCGATCTGTCGACTTTGAATTCCGTCTCCCCTTTATCACCCTTGGTGGAAGAGATCATATCCCCTCTATCAACTGATGGAATCTTGAGGCCCGTAGACAAAAAG GATGAAGAGAAAGTGTTGCCTCAGTCATTGGAGTACATATCATGTCTTGTTCATCTTGCTGTTTTTGGGATTCTAGGG GTCTTAACAAGGTATTTACTTCAAAAGCTATTTGGCCCTGCAGTTGCTGGAGTGACAAGTGATACAACTATATTATACCTTGATCTTCCTTCAAACATg GTTGGTTCTTTTCTGATGGGGTGGATTGGTGTTGTTTTCAAGCGAGATATATCCGAAGTCTCTGATTTTCTAGCAATTGGATTGTCAACTGGTTATTTGGGAAGCCTTACAACTTTTAGTGGTTGGGATCAGAAGATGCTTGACCTTAGTGTAGATGGCAAGTGGCTGTTTTCAGTCCTCGGATATCTAATTG GATTGTTTCTTGCAGCCTATTCAATTGAATTCGGGGTGGAGACAGCGAAGGGCTTCCGATGGTTAATGGAGAAGCACCCTGCAAATTCTAGCAACGACCTATCTGCAAAGAGCTGGAGAGTAAACTGCTGTAAGCATCACTTGGCTATGATTCTGGTGATGGTACTGTTGTTGGGGTCATTATGGGCTCTCAGTGCGATAATGCTGAAACGTGAGTTTGGAAAAGGAGGCAGTGATGCTCAACTGTGGTTGGGTTGCGTCGTCGGGCCAGTCGGTGTTTGGATCCGGTGGTTCGTAGCACGACTGAATGGGCGTGGGCTAGGAAAGACTGGTCTTTTGAAATGGGTTCCATTTGGGACTCTGATTGCCAATGTCTCTGCAGCTTGTGTCATGGCAGCTCTCTCTACTATGAAGAAAGCA gTGAATACCAAGAATTGTGACACGGTTGCTACGGGCATCCAATTTGGACTTCTAGGCTGTCTGAGTACTGTGTCGACGTTCATGGCCGAGTTCAATGCAATGAGGCAGAGCAAGCACCCTTGGCGAGCTTATGCATATGCGATTGCTACAATAACCGTCTCCTTCGGCTTGGGAATCCTGATATACAATCTCCCTGTTTGGATAAAAGGATATGAGTAA
- the LOC115732803 gene encoding fluoride export protein 1-like, with the protein MELENDDREPRRRMSYGRTSSNGSSLRRGSLSLSSVFPNQMDDDIESERVSEAGDIGDRALNSKRYSESGSLRLSADHSIENGIVIRTQEDTLLHPIGFWSRDLSTLNSISPVSPLVEEIISPLSTDGILRPIDEKKDEEKVLPRSLEYISCLVHLAVFGILGVLTRYLLQKLFGPAVAGVTSDTTILYLDLPSNMVGSFLMGWIGVVFKRDISEVSDFLAIGLSTGYLGSLTTFSGWNQKMLDLSVDGKWLFSVLGYLIGLFLAAYSIEFGVDTAKGFRWLMEKHRANSSNDLSAKSWRVNSRKHHLCMILMMALLLGSLWALSAIMLKREFGNGGSDAQLWLGCVIGPVGVWIRWFLARLNGRGLGKTGLLKWVPFGTLIANVSADCVMAALSTTKKAVNTKNCDTVVTGIQFGLLGCLSTVSTFMAEFNAMRQSKHPWRAYAYAIATIAVSFGLGILIYNLPVWIKGYE; encoded by the exons ATGGAACTCGAGAATGATGACCGGGAACCCAGACGAAGAATGTCTTACGGCAGGACAAGCAGCAATGGTTCTTCATTGAGACGAGGCTCGTTGAGTTTGTCAAGTGTGTTCCCAAATCAGATGGATGATGACATTGAAAGTGAGAGGGTTTCAGAGGCTGGCGATATCGGGGATCGTGCTCTTAACAGTAAGAGGTACAGTGAAAGTGGCAGTTTGCGTTTATCTGCAGATCATTCTATAGAGAATGGAATAGTTATTCGAACTCAAGAGGACACCCTGCTGCATCCTATTGGTTTTTGGTCTCGCGATCTGTCGACTTTGAATTCCATCTCCCCTGTATCACCCTTGGTGGAAGAGATCATATCCCCTCTATCAACTGATGGAATCTTGAGGCCCATAGACGAAAAGAAG GATGAAGAGAAAGTGTTGCCTCGGTCATTGGAGTACATATCATGTCTTGTTCATCTTGCTGTTTTTGGGATTCTAGGG GTCTTAACGAGGTATTTACTTCAAAAGCTATTTGGGCCTGCAGTTGCTGGAGTGACAAGTGATACAACTATATTATACCTTGATCTTCCTTCAAACATg GTTGGTTCTTTTCTGATGGGATGGATTGGTGTTGTTTTCAAGCGAGATATATCCGAAGTCTCTGATTTTCTAGCAATTGGATTGTCAACTGGTTATTTGGGTAGCCTTACAACTTTTAGTGGTTGGAATCAGAAGATGCTCGACCTTAGTGTGGATGGCAAGTGGCTGTTTTCAGTCCTCGGATATCTAATTG GATTGTTTCTTGCAGCCTATTCAATTGAATTCGGGGTGGATACAGCGAAGGGCTTCCGATGGTTAATGGAGAAGCACCGTGCAAATTCTAGCAACGACCTATCTGCAAAGAGCTGGAGAGTAAACAGCCGTAAGCATCACTTGTGTATGATTCTGATGATGGCACTGTTGTTGGGGTCATTATGGGCTCTCAGTGCGATAATGCTGAAACGTGAGTTTGGAAATGGAGGCAGTGATGCTCAACTGTGGTTGGGTTGCGTCATCGGGCCAGTAGGTGTTTGGATCCGGTGGTTCCTAGCACGACTGAATGGGCGTGGGCTAGGAAAGACTGGTCTTTTGAAATGGGTTCCATTTGGGACTCTGATTGCCAATGTCTCTGCAGATTGTGTCATGGCAGCTCTCTCTACTACGAAGAAAGCA gtgaaTACCAAGAATTGTGACACGGTTGTTACGGGCATCCAATTTGGACTTCTAGGCTGTCTGAGTACTGTGTCGACATTCATGGCCGAGTTCAATGCGATGAGACAAAGCAAGCACCCTTGGCGAGCTTATGCATACGCAATTGCTACAATAGCTGTCTCCTTCGGTTTGGGAATCCTGATATACAACCTCCCTGTTTGGATAAAAGGATATGAGTAA